A part of Halobacillus shinanisalinarum genomic DNA contains:
- a CDS encoding menaquinol-cytochrome c reductase cytochrome b/c subunit produces the protein MHRGKGMKFVGDSRIPAEQKANLPKDYSEYPGRTEAFWPNFLLKEWLVGAVFLIGFLILTAAHPSPLEQQADPTNAGYIPLPDWYFLFLYEFLKYQYAGGEFIVVGAIIIPTLAFGALLLAPFLDRGPGRRPSKRPIAVSLMMLGFIATFWLTYEAVEHADYASRSEKYAVNVEAVEAEVDTEAPGYAIYEQNCMSCHGDQLQGQGNYPSLLDTPMSVEQIKDIAQNGIGEMPAGVFKGTDEELQQLAEFIKAQGTGGEGSGGEASGSGE, from the coding sequence GTGCATAGGGGAAAAGGGATGAAGTTCGTCGGAGATTCACGTATTCCTGCTGAACAAAAAGCCAATTTACCAAAAGATTACTCAGAATACCCTGGACGTACGGAAGCGTTTTGGCCTAACTTTCTTCTTAAAGAATGGCTGGTTGGAGCAGTTTTCTTAATTGGATTTCTAATTTTGACTGCGGCTCATCCGTCACCGCTTGAGCAACAAGCAGATCCAACCAACGCTGGTTACATTCCGTTGCCTGACTGGTATTTCTTATTTTTATATGAATTCTTAAAGTATCAATACGCAGGCGGAGAATTTATTGTCGTCGGTGCGATTATTATACCTACACTCGCTTTTGGTGCACTTCTGTTAGCACCATTTCTTGATCGCGGGCCAGGAAGACGTCCATCGAAGCGTCCAATTGCCGTTAGTCTCATGATGCTTGGTTTCATTGCTACGTTCTGGTTAACCTATGAGGCTGTTGAACATGCCGACTACGCTTCACGTTCAGAAAAATATGCGGTGAACGTGGAAGCGGTTGAAGCAGAAGTAGATACAGAAGCTCCGGGATACGCTATATATGAACAAAACTGTATGAGCTGTCATGGAGATCAGCTACAAGGACAGGGCAACTATCCATCATTACTTGATACGCCTATGTCAGTTGAACAAATAAAAGATATAGCTCAAAATGGTATTGGAGAAATGCCTGCTGGAGTTTTTAAAGGAACGGATGAGGAACTTCAGCAATTAGCTGAATTCATTAAAGCTCAAGGTACCGGCGGAGAAGGTTCAGGTGGAGAAGCTTCTGGGTCTGGTGAATAG
- the qcrB gene encoding menaquinol-cytochrome c reductase cytochrome b subunit, whose protein sequence is MLQKIYDWVDERVDVTPLWRDIADHEVPEHVNPAHHFSAFVYCFGGLTFFITVIQILSGMFLTMYYVPDIENAWKSVYYLQKEVAYGQIVRGMHHWGASLVIVMLFLHTLRVFFQGAYKKPRELNWIVGVLLFFVMLGLGFTGYLLPWDNKAYFATQVGLEIAAATPFIGDQIRTLLAGDPSIVGAQTLTRFFAIHVFFLPAALFGLMAVHFVLIRKQGISGPL, encoded by the coding sequence ATGCTACAAAAGATTTATGACTGGGTCGATGAGCGTGTAGACGTCACTCCGCTTTGGCGCGATATCGCCGACCACGAAGTTCCTGAGCATGTCAACCCAGCCCATCATTTTTCAGCATTTGTTTATTGTTTTGGCGGTTTGACATTCTTTATCACGGTTATTCAAATTTTGTCGGGTATGTTTTTAACGATGTATTATGTGCCTGATATCGAAAATGCCTGGAAGTCCGTTTATTATTTACAAAAAGAAGTAGCTTACGGACAAATCGTACGCGGAATGCACCACTGGGGTGCAAGCCTTGTTATTGTAATGTTATTTCTACATACATTACGGGTATTCTTCCAGGGAGCTTATAAGAAGCCCCGTGAACTTAACTGGATTGTTGGTGTGCTATTATTCTTTGTTATGCTTGGACTAGGGTTTACTGGCTACTTGCTTCCATGGGATAACAAAGCTTATTTTGCAACACAGGTAGGTCTAGAAATTGCCGCAGCTACACCGTTTATCGGAGATCAAATTAGAACATTACTTGCGGGAGATCCATCCATTGTAGGTGCACAAACGTTAACACGTTTCTTTGCCATTCACGTGTTTTTCCTGCCTGCAGCACTATTTGGATTAATGGCTGTTCACTTTGTTTTAATCCGTAAACAAGGTATTTCCGGTCCACTATAA
- a CDS encoding QcrA and Rieske domain-containing protein, which translates to MSDKQRVSRRQFLNYTLTGVGGFMAAGMLAPMVRFAIDPVLTPSAAGEFHSVASVEEITNEPQRIEWQVEQVDAWYESKVQKTAWVYRSENDEIVALSPICTHLGCTVAWASNEEFPNQFYCPCHGGRYTKDGVNVPGTPPTAPLPVYKTKVEENMLYLGETQSR; encoded by the coding sequence ATGAGCGATAAACAACGAGTATCCCGTCGTCAATTTTTAAACTACACACTGACTGGTGTAGGTGGCTTTATGGCTGCTGGAATGCTTGCGCCAATGGTTCGTTTTGCCATTGATCCTGTATTAACACCGTCAGCTGCCGGTGAATTCCATTCCGTGGCATCAGTTGAAGAAATTACAAATGAACCACAGCGTATTGAATGGCAAGTTGAACAAGTGGATGCATGGTATGAATCCAAAGTACAAAAAACTGCATGGGTGTACAGAAGTGAAAATGACGAGATTGTAGCACTCTCACCAATCTGTACACACTTAGGATGTACAGTAGCATGGGCTTCCAATGAAGAGTTCCCGAATCAATTCTATTGCCCATGTCACGGCGGTCGGTACACAAAAGATGGTGTCAATGTTCCGGGAACACCACCTACAGCACCGCTACCGGTGTATAAGACCAAAGTAGAAGAAAACATGCTTTATCTCGGAGAAACTCAATCAAGATAG
- a CDS encoding DUF2487 family protein, producing the protein MQWTKQDTKQYLPEKEYVDTVLIPIISFDPASDNRMTKEAFQRELNQIFTNLIEKEYKGRMFLAPEYYYLTNYHESEISRMNQWVEHFQQQPFEHVFLFTFDAKWKKYESDLNGHLLWIPGIADGDLQSTETKSFVKEQVKQVNELIQAYW; encoded by the coding sequence GTGCAATGGACAAAGCAGGATACAAAGCAATATCTCCCGGAAAAAGAGTATGTGGATACAGTCTTGATACCGATCATTTCTTTTGATCCAGCATCGGATAACAGAATGACGAAAGAAGCATTCCAAAGGGAACTCAATCAGATTTTTACAAATTTAATTGAAAAAGAATACAAAGGCCGTATGTTCTTAGCCCCTGAATATTATTACTTAACAAACTATCATGAAAGTGAAATCTCCCGAATGAACCAATGGGTGGAACATTTTCAACAACAGCCTTTTGAACATGTTTTTTTATTTACCTTTGATGCAAAATGGAAGAAGTATGAATCGGATTTAAATGGGCATTTACTATGGATACCGGGTATAGCTGATGGTGACTTACAATCTACCGAAACGAAGTCCTTTGTGAAAGAGCAAGTGAAACAAGTCAATGAATTAATTCAAGCGTATTGGTAA
- a CDS encoding ReoY family proteolytic degradation factor, translating into MQTPISVNEKKDFVRWFLNHYQLKKRESVWILNYLINHESLLSDVHFVQEVKLCPRGMEISAQGVQDPPFRFYKGQVMTNDAEKSFHDLRMNQDEPVYIQMNFEDAHKSSMYALVLEDNPYLPKDYYVNDRDKVEADELLTSSILTFRKKELEKQIDLALINGDQSEFITLSNELIKVKKQIQKKS; encoded by the coding sequence ATGCAAACACCTATTTCCGTCAATGAAAAAAAGGACTTTGTTCGCTGGTTTTTAAACCATTACCAATTGAAAAAAAGAGAAAGTGTATGGATTCTTAACTACCTAATTAATCACGAATCACTGCTTTCCGACGTCCATTTTGTTCAAGAGGTTAAACTGTGTCCGAGGGGAATGGAGATTAGTGCCCAGGGGGTGCAAGACCCACCTTTTCGCTTTTATAAAGGTCAGGTGATGACAAATGATGCAGAGAAGTCATTTCATGACCTTAGAATGAATCAAGATGAGCCTGTTTATATACAAATGAACTTCGAAGACGCACATAAAAGTTCAATGTATGCCCTCGTGTTAGAAGATAATCCTTATTTACCTAAAGATTATTATGTAAACGATCGTGATAAAGTTGAAGCGGATGAATTGCTAACTTCCAGCATTCTAACTTTTAGAAAGAAAGAACTTGAAAAGCAAATCGATCTCGCACTGATCAACGGGGATCAATCAGAATTCATTACCTTGAGTAACGAATTGATCAAAGTAAAGAAACAAATTCAAAAGAAAAGCTAA
- a CDS encoding tetratricopeptide repeat protein, which translates to MEEIHKAIHQMEAKKPEEALNTLQSYLPEADEEERFTIAELYIQWGMLGEAKSILQELMQRYPKEQELKVMMAEIHIDLEEDDEAIEILNQFGPEDEDYLQSLIQLADLYQSQGLFEVAEQKLLTAKQVEPNEAVIDFALGELSFSNGEYNKSIPFYENAMHHQPVIGDIEVAARLAEAYAATGEFEQSLDYFQKVEEDNPDVMFRYGFVAFQALRNDIAINIWERLIEEDPYFQSVYPLLAQAYDAEGMAKEALEMVNKGLAKDEFNKELYHLAGTLYHKTGEKEEGYRLMREAVALDPGYKEAVLFLIENYKSDKDYDAIIDLINQLITLGEEDPYYLFELAKAYEEVEDYKQAYIHYENAYPSLKEDDVFLKAYGYFLVEEGKMNEGRKVLEEYLAVDPTDTEIEDFVSRLKEE; encoded by the coding sequence ATGGAAGAGATTCACAAAGCTATTCATCAAATGGAAGCCAAGAAGCCGGAAGAAGCATTGAATACACTACAATCCTATTTACCAGAAGCTGATGAAGAAGAACGCTTCACCATTGCCGAGCTCTATATTCAATGGGGGATGCTTGGAGAAGCGAAATCAATCTTACAGGAACTGATGCAGCGATACCCCAAAGAACAAGAACTTAAAGTAATGATGGCTGAAATTCATATTGATTTAGAAGAAGACGATGAAGCTATTGAGATTCTCAATCAATTTGGTCCAGAAGATGAGGACTATTTGCAATCTCTTATCCAGCTAGCCGACCTCTATCAATCACAAGGGCTGTTTGAAGTAGCTGAACAGAAACTGCTCACGGCTAAACAAGTAGAACCAAACGAAGCGGTCATTGATTTTGCGTTAGGTGAACTCTCTTTTTCAAATGGGGAATATAACAAGAGTATCCCTTTCTATGAAAATGCAATGCATCATCAGCCAGTAATTGGTGATATTGAGGTAGCCGCCAGATTGGCTGAAGCCTATGCAGCAACAGGTGAATTTGAGCAATCCCTTGATTACTTCCAAAAGGTAGAAGAAGATAATCCAGATGTGATGTTCCGTTATGGATTTGTTGCATTCCAAGCTCTAAGAAATGATATTGCGATTAATATATGGGAGCGTCTGATTGAAGAAGATCCTTACTTTCAATCTGTCTATCCTTTATTAGCACAAGCTTATGATGCAGAAGGAATGGCGAAAGAAGCACTTGAAATGGTCAATAAAGGACTGGCGAAGGATGAGTTCAACAAAGAACTGTATCACTTGGCGGGAACACTGTATCACAAAACGGGGGAAAAAGAGGAAGGCTATCGACTAATGAGAGAGGCAGTAGCTTTAGATCCAGGTTATAAAGAAGCTGTACTTTTCTTAATTGAAAATTATAAAAGTGATAAGGATTATGATGCGATCATAGACTTAATTAATCAATTAATAACCCTTGGTGAAGAAGATCCTTATTACCTGTTTGAATTGGCCAAAGCTTATGAGGAAGTCGAGGATTATAAGCAAGCATACATTCATTATGAGAATGCTTATCCTTCTCTTAAAGAAGACGATGTATTTCTTAAGGCATATGGATATTTCTTAGTAGAAGAAGGAAAAATGAATGAAGGACGTAAAGTGTTAGAAGAATATTTAGCCGTCGATCCTACTGATACTGAAATAGAAGACTTTGTCAGCCGATTGAAAGAAGAATAA
- the aroA gene encoding 3-phosphoshikimate 1-carboxyvinyltransferase, whose product MTTIELQPATKGLHGALQVPGDKSISHRAVIFSSLAEGTSYVYNFLTGEDCLRTVEAFRKLGVRIDQEADKLTIYGRGIKHLTEPAAPIYFGNSGTTARLMSGVLAGLPLFTVAYGDESLAKRPMDRVVVPLEKMGAHIYGRTEATQLPLAFKGRKLSGVTIEMNVKSAQVKSALLLAGMLAEGETKVYERGITRNHTEMLMPQYGITINKNENVITVPGNQQPMASDLHIPGDISSAAFFFVAGLLTQDSELTIKNVGLNPTRDGIITTLQRMGANLAISNQTYVGHEPVGDVTVKSGPLEALTVEGDIIANLIDEIPILALAATQAEGTTVIKDAKELRVKETDRIAAVAQNLIALGANIESTDDGLIIHGPTPLTGAVVHSYGDHRIGMMNAIASLITDSNVTIEDKDCINISYPNFFEHLSRIMK is encoded by the coding sequence ATGACGACAATTGAATTACAACCAGCTACCAAGGGTTTACATGGCGCATTGCAAGTACCAGGCGATAAATCTATCTCACACCGTGCTGTTATTTTTTCATCGTTGGCAGAAGGAACATCATATGTGTATAACTTCCTAACTGGAGAAGACTGTCTACGCACTGTAGAGGCTTTTAGAAAACTAGGAGTCCGAATTGATCAAGAGGCGGATAAGTTAACGATCTATGGGCGGGGAATTAAACATTTAACAGAACCCGCAGCACCTATATATTTTGGTAATTCAGGAACTACTGCTCGTTTAATGAGTGGTGTATTAGCGGGTTTACCACTGTTCACTGTTGCTTATGGGGATGAGTCGTTAGCTAAACGTCCAATGGACCGCGTCGTTGTTCCTCTTGAGAAGATGGGCGCACATATATACGGCCGAACGGAAGCCACACAGTTGCCGCTCGCCTTTAAAGGTAGGAAGTTATCAGGTGTAACAATAGAAATGAATGTGAAGAGCGCTCAAGTTAAGTCGGCTTTATTGCTAGCTGGGATGCTGGCAGAAGGGGAAACAAAGGTTTATGAAAGAGGAATCACTCGAAATCATACAGAAATGCTTATGCCACAGTACGGAATTACAATAAACAAAAATGAAAATGTGATCACTGTTCCTGGTAATCAGCAGCCGATGGCCTCAGATTTACATATACCTGGCGACATATCTTCAGCAGCTTTCTTTTTCGTTGCTGGATTACTAACCCAAGATAGTGAGTTGACCATAAAGAACGTAGGTTTAAATCCCACAAGAGATGGAATTATTACTACCTTACAAAGGATGGGGGCCAACCTTGCCATTTCCAACCAAACTTATGTCGGTCATGAACCTGTCGGTGACGTTACAGTAAAATCAGGCCCACTGGAAGCGCTGACAGTTGAAGGCGATATCATTGCTAACTTAATCGATGAAATTCCTATTCTAGCATTAGCAGCGACACAAGCAGAAGGGACAACGGTCATTAAAGATGCTAAGGAACTACGTGTGAAAGAGACAGATCGAATTGCGGCCGTTGCCCAAAATTTAATAGCACTGGGAGCTAACATTGAATCGACGGATGATGGTTTAATCATTCACGGGCCTACACCTTTAACAGGGGCAGTCGTTCATTCTTACGGTGATCATCGTATTGGAATGATGAATGCAATCGCATCACTAATAACAGATTCTAACGTGACTATTGAAGATAAGGATTGTATTAATATCTCTTATCCCAACTTTTTTGAACATTTATCTCGTATTATGAAATAA
- a CDS encoding prephenate dehydrogenase yields the protein MSQTIFFVGLGLIGGSLAMNVAKQKNVKITGMDPDPQTLAIAKKQGVIHEQVEEFSKGVEEADVLVLATPISTTIEYVKQLNDLRLDKPLLVTDVSSVKSQVLQAAQELTNPLVSFVGGHPMAGSHKQGYTAAKPHLFENAIFVLTPAKGANSADASVLQELFSKTGARFLTLSTKEHDEMTAVISHFPHLIASSLVHQAKKWQKTHPTLEHLAAGGFRDITRISSSNPKLWQDIFFQNKKLLIHMLEDWIEEMKHMKRLLENGEAQSTYQYLVEAKNYRDGLPIREKGAIPAFYDVYVDIHDQPGAIHKVIKLLAEKEISIKNIRILEIREGITGVLRISFQTGKEQQASYQSLLNKGYEVMIQD from the coding sequence ATGAGCCAAACGATATTTTTTGTCGGGTTGGGGTTAATTGGCGGATCACTGGCAATGAATGTAGCCAAACAAAAAAATGTAAAGATCACCGGGATGGACCCTGATCCCCAAACACTTGCCATCGCCAAGAAACAAGGTGTCATTCATGAGCAGGTGGAAGAGTTCTCAAAGGGTGTTGAAGAAGCTGACGTGTTAGTTCTCGCTACGCCGATATCAACAACGATCGAGTATGTAAAACAGCTGAATGATTTAAGACTAGATAAACCTTTACTCGTCACAGATGTGTCCTCTGTTAAGAGTCAAGTTTTGCAGGCTGCCCAGGAGCTTACAAATCCATTGGTTTCATTCGTAGGCGGCCATCCCATGGCGGGCTCCCATAAACAAGGATATACTGCTGCAAAGCCGCATTTATTCGAAAATGCAATTTTTGTGTTAACGCCGGCTAAGGGGGCGAATTCCGCCGATGCTTCCGTTCTTCAAGAGCTTTTCTCAAAAACAGGAGCCAGATTCTTAACGCTCTCGACAAAAGAGCATGATGAAATGACGGCAGTGATTTCCCACTTCCCACACCTGATCGCGTCATCACTCGTCCATCAGGCTAAAAAATGGCAGAAAACTCATCCGACGCTTGAGCACTTGGCTGCGGGAGGATTTCGAGATATTACTAGAATTTCTTCAAGCAACCCAAAACTATGGCAGGATATCTTTTTTCAAAACAAAAAGCTGTTAATTCATATGCTTGAGGATTGGATCGAAGAAATGAAACATATGAAGCGGTTGCTTGAAAATGGTGAAGCTCAGTCCACCTATCAGTATTTAGTTGAAGCAAAAAATTATCGTGATGGCTTACCTATTCGTGAAAAGGGGGCTATTCCTGCCTTTTACGATGTCTATGTAGATATTCATGACCAACCAGGCGCGATTCATAAGGTTATTAAATTACTAGCTGAAAAAGAGATTAGTATCAAAAATATTCGTATACTTGAAATAAGAGAGGGAATAACAGGTGTGCTTAGAATTAGTTTTCAGACGGGGAAGGAACAACAAGCCAGCTATCAATCACTGCTTAATAAAGGATATGAAGTGATGATTCAGGATTAA
- the hisC gene encoding histidinol-phosphate transaminase: MKSKEILKQMTPYKPGKQIEEVKREHNLDRIVKLASNENPFGFSSEVKKQLPDLITQLEKYPDGYAATLRKKMAGFLNVDEEQLIFGNGSDEIVQVICRTFLEPGANTVMAAPTFPQYRHNALIEGAEVREVPLNNGHHDLDEMLQQVDAHTRVLWLCTPNNPTGAHINDNVLSEFMKNCPSHVLVVIDEAYYEYMKTEDYFDSIAALQNYENLIVLRTFSKAYGLAGLRIGYGVAAKPLIHILEPSREPFNTSTIAQAAAIIALDDQSFIEETTTENAKNKQSLMSFLDENQISYYESEANFVLIHLPISGDEMFEHLLSKGFIVRAGEALGIPQSIRLTIGDKEDMAIVQQEIQQKLAGILK; the protein is encoded by the coding sequence ATGAAGTCAAAAGAAATTCTAAAACAAATGACCCCATATAAACCGGGCAAACAAATTGAAGAAGTCAAGCGTGAGCATAATCTTGACCGGATCGTTAAGCTAGCTTCCAATGAAAATCCTTTTGGCTTTTCCTCAGAAGTAAAGAAGCAGCTACCGGATTTAATTACCCAGCTTGAGAAATATCCTGACGGGTATGCAGCGACATTACGCAAAAAGATGGCCGGCTTTTTAAATGTGGATGAGGAACAACTCATTTTTGGTAATGGCTCTGACGAGATCGTACAAGTCATCTGTCGTACCTTCTTAGAGCCTGGAGCGAATACGGTTATGGCCGCACCTACTTTCCCTCAGTATCGGCACAACGCGTTAATTGAAGGGGCTGAAGTGAGAGAGGTTCCATTGAACAATGGCCATCATGATCTTGACGAAATGCTTCAGCAGGTGGATGCACATACGCGCGTTCTTTGGCTATGTACACCGAATAACCCTACAGGCGCACATATTAATGACAACGTTCTTAGTGAATTTATGAAAAATTGCCCATCTCATGTGTTGGTTGTTATTGATGAAGCGTACTATGAATACATGAAAACGGAAGATTACTTTGATTCCATCGCAGCTTTACAGAACTATGAGAATTTAATCGTGCTCCGCACATTTTCAAAAGCATATGGCTTAGCAGGTCTTAGAATTGGTTATGGTGTTGCAGCAAAACCTTTAATTCACATACTTGAACCATCAAGAGAACCCTTTAACACTTCGACGATTGCACAAGCGGCAGCGATCATCGCCCTCGATGATCAGTCGTTTATAGAAGAAACAACAACCGAAAACGCCAAAAACAAACAATCGCTTATGTCATTCTTAGATGAAAACCAGATTAGTTACTACGAATCAGAAGCCAACTTTGTTCTTATTCATTTACCTATTAGTGGCGATGAGATGTTTGAACACTTGTTAAGTAAAGGATTTATTGTTCGTGCTGGGGAAGCACTTGGTATTCCTCAGTCCATCAGGCTGACAATTGGTGATAAAGAGGATATGGCGATTGTTCAACAGGAAATACAACAAAAGCTTGCAGGCATTCTTAAATGA
- the aroH gene encoding chorismate mutase encodes MIRGVRGATTVDKNDGEAIIEKAHELMLAVIKQNDIKAENVTSVFFTVTADLDGAFPAKSLRKLEGWTHVPVMCMQEIPVPNSLARCIRVMVTVETSRVQEQIQHVYHYNAKQLRPDLRS; translated from the coding sequence TTGATCAGAGGAGTTAGGGGAGCTACAACCGTAGATAAAAATGATGGGGAAGCGATTATTGAAAAAGCGCATGAGTTAATGCTGGCTGTTATAAAGCAAAATGATATAAAGGCGGAAAATGTGACGTCTGTTTTTTTTACTGTCACAGCTGATTTAGATGGAGCATTCCCAGCAAAATCGTTACGAAAGCTTGAAGGTTGGACACATGTACCAGTAATGTGTATGCAGGAAATCCCTGTTCCTAATAGTTTAGCCCGCTGTATTCGTGTGATGGTGACAGTTGAAACCTCTCGAGTACAAGAGCAAATTCAACATGTTTATCATTACAATGCCAAACAGTTGAGACCAGATTTAAGAAGCTAA
- the aroB gene encoding 3-dehydroquinate synthase: MTTLTIRSSSNDYQVNIGAGLRHQLSDLLKNNYSKVLVITDSSVAPLYLKDVVAAFGSDTVVSSEIVPAGEQSKSVICYSGLLDRCLEDQLDRSSLIIALGGGVIGDLAGFVAATYLRGIDFLQMPTTILAHDSSVGGKVAINHDKGKNLIGSFYSPVQVIYDTETITTLSIQEVRSGYGEVVKHALLSDSKWFQHLMDTSLESIEEDDLIDHLTSGIRVKAQIVESDERETGVRKHLNLGHTLAHALEAEFGYGEVTHGEAVAIGMLFAMKISQVKLAAKLPYSQYQKWLDDNNYPLHLLARIDVEATLKRMKLDKKTLENSIHYVLLNEVGSPTVIKLTDQELIQSLNDFVQKEGGRIVDQRS; the protein is encoded by the coding sequence ATGACTACATTAACGATTCGATCGTCCTCAAATGACTATCAGGTTAATATAGGGGCTGGATTACGGCATCAACTATCTGATTTATTAAAAAATAACTATTCCAAAGTGTTGGTTATTACAGATTCTAGTGTCGCTCCGTTATATTTGAAAGATGTTGTTGCTGCTTTTGGAAGTGATACAGTGGTTTCTTCGGAGATTGTTCCAGCAGGGGAACAATCGAAAAGTGTCATCTGCTACAGTGGATTACTCGATCGCTGTCTGGAAGATCAACTTGATCGCAGTTCACTGATCATAGCTCTTGGCGGAGGGGTCATCGGTGATTTAGCAGGATTCGTGGCTGCCACCTATCTAAGAGGAATCGACTTTTTGCAAATGCCAACAACGATCTTAGCCCATGACAGCAGTGTAGGTGGCAAAGTAGCAATAAATCATGACAAAGGGAAGAATTTGATCGGAAGTTTTTATAGTCCCGTACAAGTCATCTACGATACAGAAACAATCACTACCTTATCAATACAGGAAGTCAGATCCGGGTATGGCGAGGTTGTTAAGCATGCATTACTAAGTGATTCAAAATGGTTTCAACACTTAATGGATACCTCTCTTGAATCGATAGAAGAGGATGATTTAATTGATCACCTCACATCAGGTATTCGTGTAAAAGCTCAAATTGTCGAATCCGACGAACGAGAGACAGGTGTGCGTAAGCATTTAAATTTGGGCCATACTTTAGCCCACGCCCTTGAGGCGGAATTTGGTTATGGCGAGGTAACACATGGAGAGGCGGTGGCCATCGGAATGTTATTTGCAATGAAGATAAGTCAGGTAAAATTAGCTGCCAAATTACCATACTCCCAATATCAGAAATGGCTTGACGACAACAATTATCCACTACACTTGCTTGCCCGTATTGATGTAGAAGCCACCTTAAAAAGAATGAAATTGGATAAAAAGACGCTTGAAAATTCAATCCACTACGTCTTATTAAATGAAGTAGGATCACCAACTGTCATCAAACTGACTGATCAAGAATTAATCCAGTCACTTAATGATTTTGTTCAAAAAGAAGGGGGACGTATCGTTGATCAGAGGAGTTAG
- the aroC gene encoding chorismate synthase encodes MRYLTAGESHGKQLTTIIEGVPSHLPIVADQINESLIRRQGGHGRGRRMQIEKDLVEITSGVRHGYTLGSPISLVVHNDDFKHWRNIMGDEPLADDAEVRRTISRPRPGHADLNGGLKYGHRDMRNVLERSSARETAARVGAGAVAKILLRELGIEVAGYVREIAGIVSDVDESLSLKERAAISEASPVRTFDEKAANKMMEAIDQAKKEGDSIGGVAEVYVEGMPPGLGSYVQYDRKLDGRIAGSVMSINAFKGVEFGIGFEAARKNGSEVHDEILWSEERGYYRGTNRLGGFEGGMTTGMPIIVKGVMKPIPTLYKPLQSVDIETKEPFQASIERSDSCAVPAASVVMEHIVAFELAKAITEEFPSDYFPRLKRAVDDYRKEVRSF; translated from the coding sequence ATGCGTTATTTAACAGCTGGAGAATCACATGGGAAGCAATTGACAACAATTATCGAAGGGGTACCATCACATCTTCCTATTGTTGCAGATCAAATTAATGAATCATTGATTCGTCGACAAGGAGGACATGGACGTGGCCGGAGAATGCAAATTGAAAAAGATTTAGTAGAGATCACGAGCGGTGTCCGACACGGGTACACACTTGGCTCACCAATCTCGCTAGTTGTACATAATGATGACTTTAAGCACTGGCGCAATATAATGGGGGATGAGCCACTCGCTGACGATGCTGAGGTGAGAAGGACAATTTCGAGGCCAAGACCTGGTCACGCAGATTTAAATGGTGGTTTGAAATATGGTCACAGGGATATGCGAAATGTGTTAGAACGTTCGTCAGCCCGTGAAACGGCAGCTAGAGTAGGGGCAGGTGCTGTTGCGAAAATTTTGCTGCGTGAACTTGGAATAGAAGTAGCTGGCTATGTTCGTGAGATCGCTGGCATTGTCAGTGATGTTGATGAAAGTCTATCGCTCAAAGAACGTGCAGCTATATCAGAAGCATCTCCAGTCCGTACGTTTGATGAAAAAGCAGCCAATAAAATGATGGAAGCGATTGACCAAGCTAAAAAAGAAGGAGATTCGATTGGTGGGGTTGCAGAAGTATATGTTGAAGGGATGCCGCCGGGATTAGGATCCTATGTCCAGTATGATCGTAAATTAGATGGGAGAATTGCTGGAAGTGTGATGAGTATCAATGCTTTTAAGGGGGTAGAGTTCGGTATTGGCTTCGAAGCGGCTAGAAAGAATGGCAGTGAAGTCCATGATGAAATTTTATGGAGTGAGGAACGTGGCTATTACCGTGGCACAAACCGCCTAGGAGGTTTTGAAGGTGGAATGACGACAGGGATGCCTATTATTGTAAAAGGTGTCATGAAGCCGATCCCTACGTTATATAAACCTTTGCAAAGTGTTGATATCGAAACAAAAGAACCTTTCCAAGCGAGTATAGAACGTTCTGACTCTTGTGCGGTCCCGGCAGCTTCTGTTGTTATGGAACACATCGTTGCATTTGAGCTTGCTAAAGCAATTACGGAAGAATTTCCTTCTGACTATTTTCCGCGTCTTAAGCGTGCAGTAGATGATTATCGCAAGGAGGTTCGCAGCTTCTAA